One Takifugu rubripes chromosome 2, fTakRub1.2, whole genome shotgun sequence genomic region harbors:
- the ppm1aa gene encoding protein phosphatase 1A isoform X1: protein MGAFLDKPKMEKYNSCGEGNNLRYGLSSMQGWRVEMEDAHTAVIGLPHALDHWSFFAVYDGHAGSQVAKYCCEHLLEHITSNSDFQRALQEDPSVDNVKNGIRTGFLQIDEHMRTISEKKHGVDRSGSTAVGVMISPSHIYFINCGDSRGLLSRGGAVHFFTQDHKPNNPLEKERIQKAGGSVMIQRVNGSLAVSRALGDFDYKCVHGKGPTEQLVSPEPEVYAIERCEGEDEFIILACDGIWDVMGNEQLCDFVRSRLEVTDDLERVSNEIVDTCLYKGSRDNMSVVLICFPGAPKVSPDAVKKEADLDKYLEGKVEEIIKKQGDEGVPDLVHVMRTLASESIPNLPPGGELASKRTVIEAMYNKLNPYRSDDTDADILFFRGFS, encoded by the exons ATGGGTGCATTTCTGGACAAACCAAAGATGGAAAAGTACAATTCCTGTGGTGAAGGTAATAACCTGAGGTATGGGCTCAGTAGCATGCAAGGCTGGCGGGTGGAGATGGAAGACGCACACACGGCCGTGATCGGCCTGCCTCACGCCCTCGACCACTGGTCTTTCTTTGCTGTTTATGACGGCCATGCTGGCTCTCAGGTGGCCAAATATTGCTGCGAGCACTTGCTGGAGCACATCACCAGCAATTCAGACTTCCAGCGAGCGCTGCAGGAGGACCCGTCGGTGGATAATGTGAAAAACGGGATCCGCACGGGGTTCCTACAGATCGACGAGCACATGCGAACCATCTCGGAGAAGAAGCACGGCGTGGACCGGAGCGGCTCCACGGCGGTGGGCGTGATGATTTCCCCGAGTCATATCTACTTTATTAACTGCGGCGACTCCCGGGGACTCCTCAGTCGGGGCGGAGCCGTGCACTTCTTTACACAAGATCACAAACCCAACAACCCTCTGGAGAAGGAAAGGATCCAGAAAGCCGGCGGCTCGGTCATGATTCAGCGAGTTAACGGCTCCCTGGCTGTGTCTCGGGCTTTGGGGGACTTTGACTACAAATGTGTGCACGGAAAAGGCCCGACGGAGCAGCTGGTGTCTCCCGAGCCTGAAGTTTATGCAATCGAGAGATGTGAGGGAGAAGACGAGTTCATCATATTGGCATGTGACGGCATCTGGGACGTCATGGGCAACGAGCAGCTGTGTGACTTCGTCAGGTCCAGACTAGAGGTGACGGACGACCTCGAGAGAGTCAGCAACGAGATCGTCGACACCTGTTTATACAAG ggaagCCGAGACAATATGAGCGTGGTGTTGATCTGCTTCCCCGGAGCCCCGAAGGTCTCCCCAGACGCCGTGAAGAAGGAGGCAGATCTGGATAAATATCTGGAGGGAAAAGTAGAAG AGATTATTAAGAAGCAGGGGGACGAAGGTGTTCCTGATCTGGTCCACGTTATGAGGACGTTAGCATCCGAGTCCATCCCCAACCTTCCTCCTGGAGGCGAGCTGGCAAGCAA ACGAACTGTTATCGAAGCGATGTACAACAAACTGAACCCCTACCGGAGCGATGACACA
- the ppm1aa gene encoding protein phosphatase 1A isoform X2, producing MGAFLDKPKMEKYNSCGEGNNLRYGLSSMQGWRVEMEDAHTAVIGLPHALDHWSFFAVYDGHAGSQVAKYCCEHLLEHITSNSDFQRALQEDPSVDNVKNGIRTGFLQIDEHMRTISEKKHGVDRSGSTAVGVMISPSHIYFINCGDSRGLLSRGGAVHFFTQDHKPNNPLEKERIQKAGGSVMIQRVNGSLAVSRALGDFDYKCVHGKGPTEQLVSPEPEVYAIERCEGEDEFIILACDGIWDVMGNEQLCDFVRSRLEVTDDLERVSNEIVDTCLYKGSRDNMSVVLICFPGAPKVSPDAVKKEADLDKYLEGKVEEIIKKQGDEGVPDLVHVMRTLASESIPNLPPGGELASKRTVIEAMYNKLNPYRSDDTDSASTDDMW from the exons ATGGGTGCATTTCTGGACAAACCAAAGATGGAAAAGTACAATTCCTGTGGTGAAGGTAATAACCTGAGGTATGGGCTCAGTAGCATGCAAGGCTGGCGGGTGGAGATGGAAGACGCACACACGGCCGTGATCGGCCTGCCTCACGCCCTCGACCACTGGTCTTTCTTTGCTGTTTATGACGGCCATGCTGGCTCTCAGGTGGCCAAATATTGCTGCGAGCACTTGCTGGAGCACATCACCAGCAATTCAGACTTCCAGCGAGCGCTGCAGGAGGACCCGTCGGTGGATAATGTGAAAAACGGGATCCGCACGGGGTTCCTACAGATCGACGAGCACATGCGAACCATCTCGGAGAAGAAGCACGGCGTGGACCGGAGCGGCTCCACGGCGGTGGGCGTGATGATTTCCCCGAGTCATATCTACTTTATTAACTGCGGCGACTCCCGGGGACTCCTCAGTCGGGGCGGAGCCGTGCACTTCTTTACACAAGATCACAAACCCAACAACCCTCTGGAGAAGGAAAGGATCCAGAAAGCCGGCGGCTCGGTCATGATTCAGCGAGTTAACGGCTCCCTGGCTGTGTCTCGGGCTTTGGGGGACTTTGACTACAAATGTGTGCACGGAAAAGGCCCGACGGAGCAGCTGGTGTCTCCCGAGCCTGAAGTTTATGCAATCGAGAGATGTGAGGGAGAAGACGAGTTCATCATATTGGCATGTGACGGCATCTGGGACGTCATGGGCAACGAGCAGCTGTGTGACTTCGTCAGGTCCAGACTAGAGGTGACGGACGACCTCGAGAGAGTCAGCAACGAGATCGTCGACACCTGTTTATACAAG ggaagCCGAGACAATATGAGCGTGGTGTTGATCTGCTTCCCCGGAGCCCCGAAGGTCTCCCCAGACGCCGTGAAGAAGGAGGCAGATCTGGATAAATATCTGGAGGGAAAAGTAGAAG AGATTATTAAGAAGCAGGGGGACGAAGGTGTTCCTGATCTGGTCCACGTTATGAGGACGTTAGCATCCGAGTCCATCCCCAACCTTCCTCCTGGAGGCGAGCTGGCAAGCAA ACGAACTGTTATCGAAGCGATGTACAACAAACTGAACCCCTACCGGAGCGATGACACA
- the dhrs7 gene encoding dehydrogenase/reductase SDR family member 7: protein MDGCVWWILWYFIPLCLLFHLLCFVFIDADFTLTRANLLGSKPERRLKGLVVWITGASSGIGEELAYQLARCGCRLILSARRQDELNRVKRQCLECSDLQEQSVFVLPLDLLERSSHEEKARAAIEHFGLIDILINNGGRTQRSLCIDTSVDVYQALMELNFLGTVSITKQVLPHMTQRRAGSIVTVSSVVGLAAAPLGTGYAATKHALQGFFNSLRTELTDFPNIHISTVCPGPVVSKIVQNAFTEEVDKPLASAGSQEHKMATSRCVRLMLVGIANNIKEMWIAQQPFLLFYYLWQYTPTLAWCVTNILGRKRVQNFKSGLDADSSYFTKTKTS from the exons ATGGACGGTTGCGTTTGGTGGATCCTGTGGTACTTTATACCGCTTTGTTTGCTCTTTCACCTGCTCTGCTTCGTGTTCATTGACGCGGACTTCACTCTGACGCGGGCCAACCTGCTGGGCTCCAAACCAG agaggaggctgaaggggCTGGTGGTGTGGATCACCGGGGCATCCAGCGGCATCGGCGAGGAGCTGGCCTACCAGCTGGCAAGATGTGGCTGCCGCCTCATCCTGTCTGCACGACGCCAAGATGAACTAAACAGGGTGAAACGTCAGTGTTTAG AATGCTCCGACCTTCAAGAGCAAAGCGTTTTTGTGCTCCCACTGGATCTGTTGGAAAGGTCCTCGCATGAAGAGAAAGCAAGGGCTGCCATCGAGCACTTTGGACTC ATCGATATACTCATCAACAATGGCGGTCGAACCCAGCGCTCTCTGTGCATAGACACGAGCGTGGACGTGTACCAGGCTTTGATGGAGCTCAACTTCCTTGGCACGGTCTCCATCACCAAGCAGGTGCTGCCCCACATGACGCAGCGGCGTGCTGGGAGCATTGTGACTGTCAGCAGCGTCGTCGGGCTCGCCGCCGCGCCCCTGGGAACCGGATATGCTGCCACTAAACACGCACTTCAG GGTTTCTTCAACTCTCTTCGAACCGAGCTGACCGACTTTCCGAACATACACATCAGCACCGTCTGTCCGGGGCCTGTGGTCTCAAAGATTGTCCAGAATGCCTTCACAGAGGAAGTGGACAAG CCTCTGGCCTCAGCTGGCAGCCAGGAGCACAAGATGGCGACCAGTCGCTGCGTGCGCCTGATGCTTGTCGGAATTGCCAACAACATCAAGGAAATGTGGATCGCCCAGCAGCCGTTCCTGCTGTTTTACTACCTCTGGCAGTACACCCCCACGCTGGCTTGGTGTGTCACCAACATTTTGGGCAGAAAAAGGGTGCAGAATTTCAAATCGGGCCTG GATGCAGACTCGTCATACTTCACCAAGACCAAGACCTCCTGA
- the pcnx4 gene encoding pecanex-like protein 4: MDTLLYLCGDDLQPLVRMGPDVPLLNEYKQEFFWKRFPQTVLGGPRFKLGYCAPPYVYVGQAILFLAPWLFGGIGTLLCQLHLLQAIHATVLSGMLMFGAAVVVQALASYAARRTTPVERFGALNILLDEEEIEFTHCFSPETVRFIAPGKRFWLNVVLHTVLAGLLCGLGTWYVLLGRLTVLYGSVGVSVVIYVLSWVTLCIAEYSLIVNTATETATFQAQDTYEITPLTRPLYVFIFIAVDLIHWFSFNELQLASQVLHVLFLFLPLLWAFGLLPPLDALLLWGMEQALVFGLGGSPMSSNIRLLLMFGISASVAVCNYFIPSALGVVLFSISTGFLMSLDLSQVGSLCRSPREAFRDSECHKGGSPSPPNPPSSFGWTLGCREVIVYLSLLLVALTEAGLLHHFLSSLDSPSPVAGPQAPVSYLLIVLFGICWALREIQGPYVLGGMFLNPLYPKGMSSVQAFIQKSRRLNNAAAIRRILLYFVSPFAMIAFLSVDKSLQLLHSVYLSIGFTRAFRVVWQSSEDALLQMVVVILVRLAAENNTLPDWEKLGTGGQLLLVGLLIDRATQFFAKLKFALTVLVTSWTEKKQRRQSAGTLLALNASLCPLLLAVITLSALLSAPLLSLFTLPIFLVGFPRPRRSWPGPVGTACPCPDSIFYQQMSGSLASALRLAFARGSLGTLASGSHFLVRFQDRMVWITILEKGYGYCTVNIKGLELQETSCHTVEARRVDEVLEAAFERPERLGFTQGVNLHWGNALIPCAALVVQTYSDARNVLSGIIDSHDHLRKLQEDFLKVLVWLLLRYGVQKHKGNLWNSEVVQGVGGRKSPSSQVAPTTCVQPLETVVMESNVSSPRYRQDSSRSTSFGDWSDEDDIFGPEPARRTVALVTAEAQYGQGSLPGSVEMDSLYENMALSALQPLQPLGLGVGMPTVDQGHNSEVFRNAPCPLPQLNFSCSQSEVFNLPTGWRTAPFPPSRLLQLRHLFPEDWFRFALGRLGPAVQDKNNEDMTKALKEDEVLKELHAQVALSCLISVGAESAFTSPSHVYRLYCGDILWTEGLDWLSSSQELYQLSLCAFRYSFKLLFDQASLGPIESPDDLFSTLEEYERNWYIGLVTENGWHSGVLREKPFLFSLGQDLSMGTYTGRVLSLQEQLVHVGHLNGEGVRGQWANLSWELLYATNDDEERYSIQAHPFMLRNLTVQAADPPLGYPIYSSAPLHIPSL; the protein is encoded by the exons ATGGACACCCTTCTTTATCTGTGTGGAGATGACCTGCAGCCTTTGGTCAGAATGGGGCCGGATGTGCCTCTTCTTAATGAATACAAACAGGAGTTCTTCTGGAAGCGCTTCCCCCAGACAGTATTGGGGGGCCCACGTTTCAAATTGGGATATTGTGCCCCACCATATGTCTATGTTGGTCAGGCCATTTTGTTCCTGGCACCATGGCTTTTTGGGGGCATTGGTACTCTGCTGTGCCAGCTGCACCTGCTTCAGGCAATCCACGCCACGGTGCTCTCTGGCATGCTCATGTTTGGGGCTGCAGTCGTTGTCCAGGCCTTGGCTTCGTATGCTGCCAGAAGAACTACCCCAGTGGAGAGATTTGGTGCCCTCAACATCCTCCTCGATGAAGAAGAAATAGAATTCACACACTGCTTTAGCCCAGAGACAGTCCGATTTATTGCACCGGGGAAGAGGTTTTGGTTAAATGTGGTTTTGCATACAGTCCTAGCTGGCCTGCTGTGTGGCCTTGGGACGTGGTATGTGCTACTTGGCAGACTGACTGTTCTTTACGGTAGCGTCGGGGTGTCTGTGGTCATCTACGTCCTCAGTTGGGTGACGCTGTGTATAGCCGAGTACTCTCTTATTGTAAATACAGCCACAGAGACGGCAACATTTCAGGCCCAGGATACTTATGAGATCACCCCACTCACCAGACCCCTTTACGTTTTCATTTTCATCGCTGTGGACTTGATTCACTG GTTCTCTTTCAATGAGCTCCAGCTGGCCAGCCAGGTTCTCCAcgtgctttttcttttcctaCCTTTGCTCTGGGCATTTGGACTACTGCCTCCGCTGGATGCCCTGCTCCTCTGGGGCATGGAGCAGGCTCTTGTGTTTGGTTTAGGAGGATCGCCCATGTCCAGCAATATCAG GCTGCTGTTGATGTTTGGCATATCCGCCAGCGTAGCTGTGTGTAATTACTTCATCCCATCAGCTCTGGGTGTGGTCCTCTTCTCCATCTCAACGGGATTTCTGATGAGTCTGGACCTCAGCCAGGTTGGCTCGCTCTGCAGAAGTCCCCGGGAAGCCTTCAGGGACAGCGAGTGCCATAAAGGGggttcaccctctcctcctaaccctcccaGCTCCTTTGGGTGGACACTTGGCTGCAGGGAGGTGATTGTGTATCTGAGCCTGCTGCTGGTGGCATTGACAGAGGCAGGGCTGTTGCATCACTTCCTCAGTTCACTTGACTCTCCCAGCCCGGTCGCAGGGCCTCAGGCGCCTGTCAGTTACCTCCTCATCGTTTTATTTGGCATCTGCTGGGCGCTCAGAGAGATCCAGGGGCCGTATGTATTGGGAGGAATGTTCCTGAATCCTCTGTACCCTAAAGGCATGTCCAGTGTACAAGCGTTCATTCAGAAGAGCAGACGATTAAACAATGCTGCAGCAATCAGAAGAATCCTCCTTTACTTCG TGTCTCCATTTGCAATGATTGCTTTCCTGTCAGTTGACAAATCTCTGCAGTTGCTTCACAGTGTTTACCTCAGCATTGGATTCACACGCGCCTTCAGAGTG GTTTGGCAGAGTTCAGAAGATGCTTTGCTACAAATGGTGGTTGTGATCCTGGTGCGCCTGGCAGCTGAAAACAACACATTGCCAGACTGGGAGAAATTAGGGACTGGAGGTCAGCTTCTTTTG GTGGGCCTCTTGATTGACAGAGCGACTCAGTTCTTTGCCAAACTAAAATTTGCCTTGACTGTGTTGGTGACATCTTGGACAGAGAAGAAGCAACGCCGCCAATCTGCTGGAACTCTCCTGGCTCTGAACGCCTCCTTATGTCCTCTGCTGCTTGCAGTGATCACCCTCTCTGCCTTGCTCTCCGCCCCTCTGCTGTCTCTTTTCACCCTACCCATCTTCCTGGTGGGCTTCCCCAGGCCTCGGCGCAGTTGGCCAGGCCCCGTGGGTACTGCCTGCCCCTGCCCAGACTCCATATTTTACCAACAAATGAGTGGCAGCCTGGCCTCCGCCCTGAGGTTGGCCTTTGCAAGAGGATCGCTGG GCACTCTAGCCTCAGGTTCTCATTTTCTTGTACGCTTTCAAGACCGCATGGTTTGGATCACGATCTTGGAGAAAGGATATGGCTATTGTACAGTGAATATCAAG ggTTTAGAGCTGCAGGAGACATCTTGCCACACGGTGGAAGCACGGAGGGTGGACGAGGTGTTAGAGGCTGCTTTTGAGCGCCCGGAGCGGCTTGGTTTCACCCAGGGTGTAAACCTACACTGGGGGAATGCCCTCATTCCGTGCGCGGCTCTTGTTGTGCAGACCTACTCCGACGCCCGAAATGTTCTGTCTGGCATCATTGACTCGCATGATCATTTGAGGAAACTTCAGGAGGACTTTCTCAAAGTGCTGGTGTGGTTGCTGCTCCGCTACGGTGTGCAGAAGCATAAAGGGAATCTGTGGAACAGTGAAGTAGTGCAAGGGGTTGGAGGGAGAAAGTCCCCGTCTTCCCAGGTGGCCCCAACCACTTGTGTCCAACCGCTGGAGACTGTCGTGATGGAATCTAATGTGTCCTCTCCCCGGTACAGACAGGACAGTTCCAGATCGACCTCCTTTGGCGACTGGTCTGATGAGGATGATATATTTGGGCCAGAGCCAGCCAGGAGGACGGTGGCATTAGTGACCGCAGAAGCCCAGTATGGACAAGGCTCTCTGCCGGGATCCGTGGAGATGGACAGTCTTTATGAAAACATGGCACTCTCTGCCCTTCAGCCGCTACAGCCTCTGGGTCTGGGTGTCGGAATGCCAACAGTGGACCAGGGTCACAACTCGGAGGTCTTCAGAAATGCTCCTTGTCCTCTCCCTCAGCTGAACTTTAGCTGTTCCCAGTCGGAGGTGTTCAACCTGCCCACAGGTTGGAGGACTGCCCCTTTTCCACCTTCTCGATTGCTGCAGCTCAGGCACTTGTTCCCCGAGGACTGGTTTCGGTTCGCCTTGGGACGGCTTGGTCCTGCCGTGCAGGACAAGAACAACGAGGACATGACCAAAGCCCTAAAAGAGGATGAAGTATTGAAAGAGTTGCACGCTCAAGTTGCACTTTCATGTCTGATCTCGGTGGGGGCAGAGTCTGCTTTTACGAGTCCCAGTCACGTCTACAGACTCTACTGTGGAGACATACTGTGGACGGAGGGACTTGACTGGCTGTCCTCCAGTCAAGAACTTTACCAGCTCTCACTTTGTGCATTCAG GTATAGttttaagctgctttttgaTCAGGCAAGTCTGGGACCCATCGAGTCCCCTGACGACTTGTTTAGCACTTTGGAAGAATATGAAAGAAACTGGTACATTGGCCTGGTAACAGAGAACGGCTGGCACAGTGGCGTGCTTCGAGAAAAacccttcctcttttctctaGGACAGGATCTCTCTATG GGTACCTACACGGGACGAGTCCtgtccctgcaggagcagctcgtGCATGTGGGTCATCTAAATGGAGAAGGTGTGCGAGGCCAGTGGGCCAATCTTTCCTGGGAGCTTCTCTATGCCactaatgatgatgaggagcgTTACAGCATCCAGGCTCACCCCTTCATGTTGAGAAACTTGACTGTTCAGGCAGCTGATCCCCCTCTCGGCTACCCCATTTACTCCTCCGCCCCCCTCCACATCCCGTCCCTCTGA